Proteins found in one Plasmodium malariae genome assembly, chromosome: 13 genomic segment:
- the PmUG01_13033500 gene encoding conserved Plasmodium protein, unknown function has protein sequence MMTQVITSTMNVEKDRALFMNKLREEVQKVKGYCVIENVLSSWLMKRQIKMNINIKEKKKEGRIKRKQGYLFYLIESKYLNKILGKVFFNKKCVKNFLNRNNNSNNDSSYCCVKKIIQIKKKNKHVVIASLSDTSIKSSLHFVYRGKSFFIFVNISHYVNKELFNHTKECSDSSIVVFVYESDCTRTLGDDNETRSYDISVRNIHPKNYRSICDNNYACEKDYWEGRKAALFGAHEYLRKNGLCGRETTIEGISGGIRVEIRGETRGRISGRGCINIGGRSQGEKGSCSSNEHCSSFSSLYKKERKKEQIGEKKGKKIDENIVCTKKYVDRYLLLINYITHDTILQFSFIKLCDYILYKYLQHDDVHKSALESVASAHNEKGLGTSYIFRENIRRWFNSERGSIYREATKRGMTINRYILNRSYTNINLKNGVTYHYVTNKGNDKLEGDNDEKLLEETKLEITVYIKKKKKFNSCKSYFSLNMFRKSNADKKKTSSYVQISGMENLKKISDLLIQKNSHIYIYSNRLKREKEFFLFFNNINKCFYIFISPLLIYFNKQNSELLHINTNEQQKKGSTNFHLIIEFLIELLYLIREMFVKKKKLSKKLQKYISNKTLKGYINYSSLSTYVAVKKKRKMGKIEENGIKKKKYMCTYTFHTVTENYFLAQEEDFSLNRKLFKKIKKILRKCSHLNKNIILNFVEKNLEKVCTHVKDLLTWCSQFSAASLCRRGYNIYLYFCRKELTPLSNAKEHSEMSDHIISNRGKCRVKCSDKYVGKSINKPSSKCSSIRRDNWGDDTSSHSDSGNKDELRNRGKASTHLICSFKVVSRMDKIVKVLKHILICLLYIFSKLEKNFSNLDTIYKLKCLHYLINAFPYLYICYLKKEKLKSFYYKKYIRHSRLPFFKHSMKNTYNKHMLKCVMREKKKKKKRLLKCIFFKQKEFFFLLKVQKYILYFYLYLFRKFCKNRFVSNCSFSDISSTERKKGIRSTKKILRVNNYTSELLHKRFYTFLKKIREEKRKKKIYSYFQKCMNVLLLSNSKNGSFENAKACNYVHTREKRKKEVKEHKKKNGNKPKKEQNSGKKNDIYILRPISMDKHYLEREKKKKGKNSKKGSSNYSSSSQLTTSDNVVYDFTPDDKQTEQTLVKYTFNKNRRNENIFIKDKEYCRFFILKKMKRTVSKCGTFLINKVKEQIYKKKNLFFLNVNMHKIILIKMVKHLQCEAKNVITDILKMGESSMMGMRGCGYADGQHGDDPHSDNAKRNDKGKDTNTSFINHHEAEKLLYLVCKKIRINKNFSVFNIMNVLIKKKKNVHYTKIPNIDDQIISSFFHYEKCSINQIFEKNKSRPYKITLNYLVFFINGHITCTVHNFFTNNYEKLTKSQDKIYFINIQKNDFIKNMFVETTLYFLEYLFSYISGTISFIRKGEGTTPAKKIVTNAEAEKDEIEKKEEEKNKSHFNVCKIFCYEIEQNVCEIKKIYKVKRKGKFFLNVFIFSKKDLLFVYSYNKKNKSAIFNPFFVKFLNQNELYDVYLDRLNFRNA, from the exons ATGATGACGCAAGTAATAACGTCAACAATGAATGTTGAGAAGGATAGAGCATTATTCATGAATAAGTTAAGAGAAGAGGTACAAAAGGTGAAGGGGTACTGTGTTATTGAAAATGTGTTATCATCATGGCTAATGAAAAGgcaaattaaaatgaatattaacataaaagaaaaaaaaaaagagggaaGGATAAAGAGAAAGCAAgggtatttattttatttaattgaatcaaaatatttaaacaaaatcctgggtaaagtattttttaataaaaaatgtgtaaaaaattttttaaataggaataataatagtaataatgatTCTTCGTATTGTTGTGTAAAGAAAATAatccaaataaaaaaaaaaaataagcatgTTGTTATTGCAAGTTTAAGCGATACATCTATTAAATCTTCGCTTCATTTTGTATATCGAggaaaaagtttttttatttttgttaatattagtcattatgtaaataaagaGTTATTCAACCATACGAAGGAATGTTCAGATTCATCAATTGTAGTATTTGTTTATGAGTCCGATTGTACCCGCACACTGGGGGATGACAATGAAACGCGTAGTTATGACATAAGTGTAAGGAATATCCATCCTAAGAATTACAGAAGTATTTGTGATAATAACTACGCATGTGAAAAAGACTACTGGGAAGGGCGTAAGGCTGCTCTTTTTGGAGCCCATGAATATTTAAGGAAAAATGGCCTATGTGGTAGGGAAACGACCATAGAAGGGATTAGCGGTGGAATTAGAGTTGAAATTAGAGGCGAAACTAGAGGTAGAATTAGCGGTAGAGGTTGTATAAATATTGGTGGTCGTTCCCAGGGGGAAAAGGGCAGTTGCTCCTCGAACGAACACTGTAGCAGTTTTTCATCCCTCtacaaaaaggaaagaaaaaaggaacaaataggcgaaaaaaaaggaaaaaaaatagatgaaaACATTGtgtgtacaaaaaaatatgttgaTCGTTATCTTCTACTAATTAACTACATAACACATGACACAATACTTCAGTTCTCGTTCATTAAATTATGcgattatattttatataaatacctACAGCATGATGATGTTCATAAGAGTGCACTCGAGAGTGTAGCTAGTGCGCATAATGAAAAAGGTTTAGGTACTAGTTACATTTTTAGGGAAAATATACGGAGATGGTTCAACAGTGAAAGAGGTAGTATATATCGTGAAGCTACAAAAAGAGGAATGACAATAAACCGTTACATACTAAACCGAAGTTATACAAacataaatttgaaaaacgGTGTAACGTATCATTATGTAACTAACAAGGGAAATGATAAACTGGAGGGTGATAATGACGAAAAGCTTTTGGAGGAAACAAAACTTGAAATTACcgtttatattaaaaaaaaaaaaaaatttaatagttGTAAGTCTTATTTTTCCCTTAACATGTTCAGAAAATCCAATGCGGATAAGAAAAAGACAAGTAGTTATGTTCAAATTAGTGGTatggaaaatttaaaaaaaatttctgacttgttaatacaaaaaaatagtcatatatatatatatagcaatagactgaaaagggaaaaagaattttttcttttttttaataatattaataaatgtttttatatatttatttctcctttattaatttattttaataagcaAAATTCGGAGttgttacatataaatacaaatgaGCAGCAAAAAAAAGGGTCTACTAATTTCCATTTGATAATTGAATTTTTAATAGAGCTCCTTTACTTAATCCGTGAAAtgtttgttaaaaaaaaaaaattatcaaagAAGCTTCAGAAgtatatttcaaataaaacattgaaggggtatataaattatagttCTCTTAGTACTTATGTGGcagtgaaaaaaaagagaaaaatggggaaaatagaagaaaatggaataaagaaaaagaaatatatgtgcacatacACATTTCATACGGTTactgaaaattattttttagcaCAAGAGGAAGACTTTTCATTGAATAGGaagttatttaaaaaaataaaaaaaattttgcgGAAATGCTCCCACttgaacaaaaatattattctaaattttgtagaaaaaaatttagaaaaagtTTGCACACATGTCAAAGATTTGTTAACATGGTGCAGCCAATTCAGTGCAGCAAGTTTGTGCAGACGAggatataacatatatttgtatttctGTAGAAAGGAATTGACGCCGCTTAGTAACGCAAAGGAACATTCAGAGATGAGTGATCATATTATAAGTAATAGAGGAAAATGCAGAGTTAAGTGCAGCGATAAGTACGTCGGAAAAAGTATCAATAAACCTAGCAGTAAATGCAGCAGTATACGCAGGGATAACTGGGGTGATGATACATCCTCGCACAGTGACAGTGGTAACAAAGACGAATTGAGAAATAGAGGCAAGGCAAGCACCCATTTAATATGTTCATTCAAAGTGGTATCAAGAATggataaaatagtaaaagtATTGAAACACATACTCATATgcttattatacatttttagtAAACTCGAAAAAAACTTCTCTAATTTGGACACTATATATAAACTGAAATGTCTTCATTATCTCATTAACGCATTTCCATATCTCTACATTTGTTatctaaaaaaagaaaaattgaagagcttttattataaaaaatatattcgtCATAGTAGACTTCCCTTCTTTAAACACTCGATGAAGAATACATACAATAAGCATATGTTAAAGTGTGTAatgagggaaaaaaaaaaaaaaaaaaaaagacttctgaagtgtattttttttaagcagaaggaattttttttcttgttaaaAGTgcagaaatatattttatatttttacctgTACTTGTTCAgaaaattttgcaaaaacAGGTTTGTATCAAACTGTAGCTTTAGCGACATTTCCTCCACAGAGCGAAAAAAAGGTATACgttcaacaaaaaaa atattgagaGTAAACAACTATACAAGTGAATTATTACATAAGAGATTTTACacttttcttaaaaaaattagagaagaaaaaagaaaaaagaaaatttactCCTACTTTCAAAAATGTATGAATGTTCTTCTTTTAAGTAATAGCAAAAATGGTTCATTTGAAAATGCAAAAGCGTGTAATTACGTGCACACAagagaaaagagaaaaaaggagGTGAaggaacataaaaaaaaaaatggaaataaaccaaaaaaagaacaaaacagtggaaaaaaaaatgacatatatatattgaggCCCATAAGTATGGATAAACATTATttagaaagagaaaaaaagaaaaaagggaaaaatagcaaaaaggGGAGTAGTAATTATTCCAGTAGTAGTCAGCTTACCACAAGTGATAATGTGGTATATGACTTCACACCTGATGATAAACAGACAGAGCAGACACTGGtgaaatatacatttaataaaaataggaggaacgaaaacatatttataaaagacAAAGAATATTGcagattttttattttgaagaaaatgaaaaggacTGTGTCTAAATGCGGCACTTTCTTAATCAATAAGGTGAAAgaacaaatttataaaaaaaaaaatttattttttctaaatgtaaatatgcataaaataattttaataaagatGGTAAAGCATCTTCAATGTGAAgctaaaaatgttataactGATATTCTAAAAATGGGGGAAAGCAGTATGATGGGAATGAGGGGCTGTGGATATGCGGATGGTCAACATGGCGATGATCCGCACAGCGATAATGCCAAAAGAAATGACAAAGGGAAGGATACTAATACATCCTTTATTAACCACCATGAAGCAGAGAAACTACTATATCTTGTGTGTAAAAAAATtcgaattaataaaaacttCTCTGTATTTAACATTATGAAtgtacttataaaaaaaaaaaaaaatgtacattatacaaaaataccAAATATTGATGATCAAATAATTAGTAGCTTTTTTcattatgaaaaatgttCAATTAACCAAATCtttgaaaagaataaatcTCGTCCGTACAAAATTACGCTGAACTATTTagtcttttttataaatgggCATATTACCTGtactgttcataatttttttaccaataattatgaaaaattaactaAATCACAGgacaaaatttattttataaatatacaaaagaatgattttattaaaaacatgTTTGTTGAAACaaccttatattttttggagTACctcttttcatatataagtGGTACTATCAGCTTTATACGTAAAGGTGAAGGCACAACCCcagcaaaaaaaatagtaacaaATGCGGAAGCGGAAAAAgatgaaatagaaaaaaaggaggaagaaaaaaacaaaagtcATTTTAATGTATGCAAAATATTTTGCTACGAAATAGAGCAAAACGTgtgtgaaataaaaaaaatatataaggtAAAAAGGAagggaaaattttttttaaacgtttttatattttcaaaaaaagatCTTCTCTTTGTTTATTCGTacaataaaaagaataaaagtgCCATATTCAACCCTTTTTTTGtcaaatttttaaatcaaaatgaattatatgaCGTTTATTTAGACAGATTAAACTTTAGGAACGCATGA
- the ABCG2 gene encoding ABC transporter G family member 2, putative, which translates to MDDASGAAKGGQGLQHDKIKYEFSNVKYTVDHGKLEILHGIKGMLLPKTITVIMGPSGSGKTTLLNILSLKVTDGVQGKFLINGMNRTKHIKSHMGYVLQDDYFFSRLTVYETIEFTAKLKLDIRDKNKLTQLVNSVLDIMSLSHVKDTIVGDAFIRGISGGQRKRLSIANEILSNPPLLLMDEPTSGLDSSSALSLVECIQRIATMSNTTIISSLHQPSSQVFAKFDRLIAITNGYIIYHGKTTELNKYLKKIGFICPYGWNVADYLMDILCNNKFEIILLENYNKFLQFDNEEGYFMNISAINNTVIHDDYDASMERELSAAELKQKADSGYCGSGSAGGSAKVQIVSMQESKAREQDLMKLKSVEILISLQTRKTPYLRQNFFLLIRGLKKIITDEITIVKVIDLVVILTLFGFLWLKTFKEDTEEGIIDTIGAIFFILSYWTFYPAYLSLYSFPSEREVIAKERNMKTFQVSNYFFSKLCAEFIYFFIIIAFWMLVTHLVLYGTFKVGIYISYAIVTLLNALISCSLGYFISTLFDNFSKAVSFLSVVLLTMTLTNGFYVEIAKLQIPFRYLQWLSYQTYSASILAKIKYDNALIKCSPENLSQQCKNHGVFPGNVIIDKRFAKLHISISVLILISFYVIIKISTYISLRWSHALKMK; encoded by the coding sequence ATGGACGATGCAAGTGGGGCGGCAAAGGGGGGCCAGGGCTTACAGCATGACAAAATAAAGTACGAATTTTCAAATGTAAAATACACAGTAGATCATGGAAAGCTAGAAATATTGCACGGAATTAAAGGTATGTTATTACCTAAAACGATAACAGTTATAATGGGTCCGAGTGGAAGTGGTAAAACAAccttattaaatattttatcattgaAAGTAACAGATGGTGTTCAAGGGAAATTTCTAATTAATGGTATGAATAGaacaaaacatataaaaagcCATATGGGTTATGTGTTACAAgatgattattttttttcaagactAACAGTATATGAAACCATCGAATTTACAgctaaattaaaattagatataagagacaaaaataaattaacccAGTTAGTTAACTCTGTTTTAGATATTATGAGTTTAAGTCATGTAAAGGATACTATTGTAGGAGATGCATTTATAAGAGGAATAAGTGGTGGTCAAAGAAAAAGGTTGTCTATTgcaaatgaaatattatcaAATCCTCCTTTGCTACTAATGGATGAACCAACGAGTGGTTTAGATTCATCATCTGCTTTATCATTAGTAGAATGTATTCAAAGAATAGCTACCATGTCAAATACGACAATAATTTCTTCATTACATCAACCAAGTAGTCAAGTTTTTGCAAAGTTTGATAGACTAATTGCTATTACCAATGGATATATCATATATCATGGGAAAACAACAgaactaaataaatatttaaaaaaaattgggtTTATTTGTCCTTATGGATGGAATGTAGCTGATTACTTAATggatatattatgtaataacaaatttgaaatcatattattagaaaattacaataaattCCTTCAGTTTGATAATGAAGAGGGGTATTTTATGAACATAAGTGCTATTAACAATACAGTGATTCATGATGATTACGATGCTTCTATGGAAAGGGAGTTAAGTGCAGCAGAGTTGAAGCAAAAGGCGGATAGTGGGTATTGCGGTAGTGGCAGTGCCGGTGGTAGCGCCAAGGTGCAGATCGTTTCAATGCAAGAAAGTAAGGCAAGGGAACAGGATCTAATGAAGCTCAAGTCAGTGGAGATATTAATTTCTTTGCAAACAAGAAAGACGCCATATTTAagacaaaatttttttttattaataagaggattaaaaaaaattataacggATGAAATAACGATAGTTAAAGTAATCGATTTGGTAGTCATTTTAACTTTATTTGGTTTCTTATGgttaaaaacatttaaagAAGATACAGAAGAAGGTATAATAGATACTATTGgtgcaatattttttatcctttctTATTGGACATTCTATCCAGCTTATTTGTCTTTATATTCTTTCCCATCAGAAAGAGAAGTAATAGcgaaagaaagaaatatgaaaacCTTTCAAGttagtaattattttttttcaaaattgtgtgcagaatttatttatttttttattataatagcTTTTTGGATGCTTGTAACACATTTAGTTCTCTATGGCACTTTTAAggtaggtatatatataagttatgCAATTGTTACTTTGTTAAATGCTCTTATTAGTTGTTCATTGGGATATTTTATATCAACATTATTTGATAATTTCAGTAAAGCTGTAAGCTTTTTATCGGTTGTTCTTTTAACTATGACTTTAACTAATGGATTTTATGTAGAAATTGCAAAATTACAAATCCCATTTAGATACTTACAATGGTTATCTTATCAAACATATTCTGCTTCTATACTAGCAAAGATCAAATATGACAATGCTCTTATTAAATGTTCTCCAGAAAATTTATCTCAACAATGTAAAAATCATGGCGTATTTCCTGGTAATGTAATTATAGATAAGCGATTTGCCAAATTACATATTTCCATTTCGGtccttattttaatttccttCTATGtgattattaaaatatccACTTACATTTCTTTGCGGTGGTCCCATGCCCTAAAAATGAAGTAA
- the PmUG01_13033700 gene encoding MORN repeat protein, putative: MSQIIYMNKEKTKGKYVYPNGNVYIGDFKNEKFHGQGTLIFKEKGKYKGTWENGKEVTGQYYFSDGLQYADKWKYLIDSPYFHNEQINSNEVIYMEKKRNAYLDNIYDIGDGYCKMDDNFVYAFVDNKEIRKVNEREKNWIKNHCAKY, from the exons ATGTcacaaataatttatatgaacaaGGAAAAAACTAAGGGAAAGTACGTTTATCCAAATGGAAACGTATATATAGgagattttaaaaatgaaaagttcCATGGGCAGG gaactttaatttttaaggaaaaagggaaatataAGGGAACTTGGGAAAACGGGAAAGAGGTTACTGGTCAGTATTACTTTAGTGATGGGTTACAATATGCAGATAAatggaaatatttaattgatAGTCCATATTTTCACAACGAACAAATTAACAGCAACGAAGTTATTTACatggagaaaaaaagaaatgccTACTTAGACAATATTTACGATATAG gaGATGGTTACTGCAAAATGGATGACAATTTCGTCTACGCTTTCGTCGATAACaaagaaataagaaaagtaaatgaaagagaaaaaaactGGATAAAGAACCACTGTGCcaaatattaa
- the PmUG01_13033800 gene encoding dynein-associated protein, putative: MIDYYYCYTKKKSDIGKKCCFTKSTSQIIGRIEPNEELKKKYMYKENIYYNDDNIRKFSEQYVNIESVKLENKFFYHNEGGWTKDIDISDKQNKIKYIKRLDKDVNLINSLKILMNETTKILHKNNSINIYEEYFKDDLQKEENFKIKSIIIIKDKIRKYKRFITSIKWSTDNTHKLAISYCVNDYQKILNSSPKNCLLYNLNQVNSPYQTLYSKTFIRCLRFNHKNPDLLLAGSYDGTVNIWDLRKKNTLCESSSINVSHKNIVQDIIWLQTKTNNHCLSISNDGLCLIWDVRNFSNHIESFYLNKDPREVCELVGTANLDADNLKLSDGGVVNTANLVSTYTERVSTQGLTSSTAPGVATSSATGTTTSLTHPNQVRGNIPIANDLNNELPSGSCTNLCYSANCLEWNLEAGPSKILVGSDEGYILSLSKRQTKNLEMLQKYGASNEKHLSSITSIKRIPVNLKYFLSTDKWGFNIWSEDIKFPIISNYYDECVINKGYWIYDSSFFMLIRKDGYLDFWNLLYNFNEPIIKHKICNCSITEIDAHVNNKYISVGNEQGDIHILKLGDSFCKNSSEEKNALDELFERESKREKNLEYIRKQLNCIKKKKEYLNAQDVQIMDDAVRETDREYESVI; this comes from the coding sequence ATGATAgactactactactgctacacgaaaaagaaaagcgATATTGGTAAAAAGTGCTGCTTCACCAAGTCTACAAGTCAAATAATAGGGCGAATAGAACCAAATGaagagttaaaaaaaaaatatatgtataaagagaatatatattataatgatgataatataaGAAAGTTTAGTGAGCAGTATGTTAATATAGAAAGtgtaaaattagaaaataagtttttttatcataatgaAGGTGGATGGACTAAAGACATAGATATCAGtgataaacaaaataagataaaatatattaaaagattgGATAAAGATGTGAATCTAATAAATAGTTTAAAAATACTAATGAATGAAACAAcgaaaattttacataaaaataatagtattaatatatatgaagaatattttaaGGATGATTTgcaaaaggaagaaaattttaaaattaaatcaattataataattaaggATAAAATTCGAAAGTATAAAAGATTTATTACATCTATTAAATGGTCAACTGATAATACACACAAATTAGCTATCTCTTACTGTGTTAATgattatcaaaaaattttaaacagTTCCCCAAAAAactgtttattatataatttgaatCAAGTTAATAGTCCATATCAAACATTATATTCAAAAACGTTTATTAGATGTCTACGTTTTAATCATAAAAATCCTGATTTGTTATTAGCGGGTTCTTATGACGGTACAGTTAATATATGGGatctaagaaaaaaaaataccttaTGTGAATCATCTTCAATAAATGTTAGTCATAAAAACATTGTCCAAGATATCATATGGTTACAAACGAAAACAAATAATCATTGCTTATCTATTTCGAATGATGGTTTATGTTTAATATGGGATGTTCGCAATTTTTCGAACCATATAGAATCTTTTTATCTAAATAAAGATCCCAGAGAAGTGTGTGAATTGGTAGGAACCGCCAACTTAGATGCAGACAATTTGAAGCTTTCCGATGGGGGGGTGGTAAACACCGCAAATCTGGTTAGTACTTATACAGAACGTGTTTCAACACAGGGATTAACTAGCAGTACAGCACCAGGAGTAGCTACCAGTTCAGCTACAGGAACAACTACCAGTCTGACTCATCCAAATCAGGTAAGAGGAAACATTCCTATTGCGAATGATTTGAATAACGAGTTACCATCGGGGAGTTGCACAAACTTATGTTACAGTGCAAATTGTTTAGAGTGGAACCTCGAAGCAGGACCATCAAAAATACTAGTAGGATCAGATGAAGGGTATATTTTATCCTTATCAAAAAGACAAACTAAAAATCTTGAAATGCTACAAAAATATGGAGCatcaaatgaaaaacattTATCTAGTATTACaagtataaaaagaatacCTGTTAAtctcaaatattttttatcaacaGATAAATGGGGTTTTAATATATGGTCAGAAGACATAAAATTTCCTATCATTTCGAATTATTATGATGAATGTGTAATTAATAAAGGATACTGGATTTATGATTCCTCTTTTTTCATGTTAATAAGAAAAGATGGTTACTTAGATTTTTGGAATTTACTTTACAATTTCAATGAACCCATTATcaaacataaaatatgtaattgcTCAATCACAGAAATAGATGCacatgttaataataaatatatttctgtcGGAAATGAACAAGGCgatattcatatattaaaactaGGGGATAGCTTTTGTAAAAATTCGagtgaagaaaaaaatgccCTAGATGAACTATTTGAAAGAGAAtcaaaaagagaaaaaaatttagaatatattagaaaacaGCTCAACTGtattaagaaaaagaaagaatatttaaatgcTCAAGATGTTCAAATAATGGACGATGCTGTCAGGGAGACTGATAGGGAGTACGAGTCCGTAATTTGA
- the PRMT1 gene encoding protein arginine N-methyltransferase 1, putative gives MQSGIQSYIENGSEGMTNKYNKINKSNYETRKAVFYDKGNNKNSFEKENGVKYFNEQDLQSFFNTWKQCYKENIIVEERENFIVCDKEKDMENGNNEYFNSYNYIHIHEDMIKDEIRTRSYYDAIRKNQHLIKDKIVLDVGCGTGILSFFAAKYGAKHVYSIEKSNIIYTALKIRDENNLTDRITLIKGLAEEIELPVDNVDIIISEWMGYCLLYENMLDTVLYCRDKWLKEDGLIFPDKAYMYIAGIEDSLYREEKFDFWKSCYDLNFSSILPILKEEVVIDYVDKNFIVTDTCCILTLNLKTCSKDHLSFVSPFKLKMIKKDYLHALVIWFDVSFSACHTDISFTTGPYGGHTHWKQIVLYTEHIITAEKNEILNGIFALKKNNKNNRHIDMKLHYIFDGVHTKAQSTQYFNIS, from the coding sequence ATGCAGAGTGGAATACAGAGTTACATAGAAAACGGCTCGGAAGGGATGACGAACAAGTACAACAAAATCAATAAGAGCAACTACGAAACGAGAAAGGCTGTGTTTTACGACAagggaaataataaaaacagcTTTGAAAAAGAGAATGGggttaaatattttaacgaACAGGACTTACAAAGTTTTTTCAATACATGGAAGCAGTGTTATAAAGAGAATATAATTGTTGAGGaaagagaaaattttatagtGTGTGATAAAGAGAAGGATATGGAAAATggtaataatgaatattttaactcttataattatatacatatacatgaaGATATGATAAAAGATGAAATAAGAACAAGGTCATATTATGATGCTATTCGAAAGAACCAGCATTTaattaaagataaaatagTATTAGATGTTGGATGTGGAACAGgaattctttctttttttgctgCAAAGTATGGTGCAAAACATGTATATAGCATTGAAAAgagtaatataatatatacagcATTGAAAATAAgggatgaaaataatttaacagATAGAATAACTCTTATTAAAGGACTAGCTGAAGAAATAGAGTTACCAGTTGATAATGTAGACATTATAATATCTGAATGGATGGGGTattgtttattatatgaaaatatgcTTGACACAGTTTTATATTGTAGAGATAAATGGTTGAAAGAAGATGGACTTATTTTTCCTGATAAAGCTTACATGTATATAGCAGGAATTGAAGATAGCTTATATAGAGAAGAGAAATTTGATTTTTGGAAAAGTTGTTATgacttaaatttttcatcAATTTTACCAATACTTAAAGAAGAAGTTGTTATAGATTATgttgataaaaattttattgttactgATACTTGTTGCATATTaacattaaatttaaaaacatgTAGTAAAGACCATTTATCTTTTGTTTCtccttttaaattaaaaatgattaagAAAGATTATTTACATGCACTGGTTATATGGTTTGATGTTTCTTTTTCTGCTTGTCATACAGATATTAGTTTTACCACTGGACCATATGGTGGTCATACACATTGGAAGCAAATTGTCCTTTACACAGAGCATATTATTACAGCAGAAAAGAATGAAATATTGAACGGAATTTTTGctctcaaaaaaaataataaaaataacagacACATTGATATGAAATTGCATTACATATTTGATGGTGTGCACACAAAGGCGCAGTCAACGCAGTACTTTAATATCAGTTAA